The genomic DNA GGTTTGAATTTCGACTcatgattcaattatttttttgttcagCTTAAGATATGAGGGTTATAAATTTTTGAAGTGGGACGATCGCAATCGAAAATTGTGTGTTGTTTGAGAATCTCTCgcgttaaaaaagaaaagttataaaaatattaattaagagaactagaaaataaaaagacgTTAAAATATGTCAAATGAACCAAAATTGACTATCATACCTACTTAGCGTGCTCTCTCAGTTAAGAACAAAAATTAACCCAACAGAGCCCTGTTCTTTATATTATGTGAGAGGAGGGAGAGGGGGGGTGTTGCAGATGTGGGGTTCAATTGAATAGAAAGCACTCGAATTGGTGCAGCATATATCTCGAGATATTGGGCAGCAAGAATGGTGGACACTTGAGCATTTTGTGGCCTGGAACAAAGATAAGGATGATGCAGATGATCAACAAATACACATATAAAATCAGTGTGTTACAAGGCAATGCCCACCGATTTAATTTATTCCAGAAAAAGGCTAACCCACCAACTCCATCTGTATATCTGCTCGCCGCCCCTATTTTTGTCCACTGCCCCTTAACTTTTAAGGGTACCCTCTCCTTTCTGTGTTGATGGTGCTGCAGGGGACCATCCCACGCATTCCCAGCTAACTTATGTTCGGCTTTTTGGGCAGCCCTACAACTACAAGGAAGCATAGGTATCCCTCCATTTTTAAAGCCCTCCACTAAGTAAGTAATTCCTAAAGCTTGGTTTAGTGGCAAGAGATTGTAATtaaggttcaaattttttcCAAGATAAGTTTATACATAAATTTGTGTGCTTACTTGATGTACGtcatttaaagaattataaattaaaaataaaaataaaaattgaaggaCTATTGTGCACATTCATGAGTTTAGGAGCTACACAATCAACAACCTTAAGGTGATTGCTCTAACTACTTCATGTGCATTAACAAATGATTAATTTCTATATAAGAAAGCGTGACTCATTAAACAtcatatattaagaaaaaaaatccgTTAAAGTGAGTTgtgattataaaaatattaccgTAAGAGCATCTCAATGACAATATTTTTTATGCACAAATTCTGCAAAAAATATCATTTGTCTCTTAGGCCTAACAACTTCACTAAGGGCTACACACCGGCCACTTTTGTCCAAAGGATTATATTGAACCCTATTATGATCCATCCTTTCCTTCGGGGGCATAGACAGCCTGGAATCATGATGCTAATTAAAGACTAAATTATATGAAGAAAAGCATAAATGGTAGTGGAAACATAAGGAATCAATGTACTTTTTGGCACTAAATGATGAGGCAAATTAACTTGATGCCATTTGATGTTGAGAACTGTAAAGCATTTAGATACAAAAGGAGTGGCACATTTAAGTATACATGACCACTTTTACCATATATATGAAACCTTTTAGCAACCATGGTGATCCTGTTAAATAGAGTTCATCATCCCTTGATATTGCAAAAAGAGGTTAAACCCACATTCCATCTCTTTATCATCTCTAAATTTTGTGGTAATTTAAGTATTTTACACTCAAGTTATTTTGAACAATAACGAGACTCGACAAGAttcaaatacataattttagCTTATACAAAAGTTTATGTTCAATTTATGACGGCCACTAAATCACCATCTATTAATTCACACCCACTTTCTACATCGTTGTGCATGTATACTTGCTATTTCTTCTTTGGTTACTTTTGACTCCGATCTTACTATGTGTGGCTAATGGCAGACCATAGGAATATGGATTAGATTTGCAACAATAAAGCAAAgtccttctttctcttctcttcctctcacTTGTCAAATCAAATGTGCCTTAGCTTATAATACAAATTAGTAGTAAACTTTGCATGAAATGTTCCAACACACACTGCCTTATCACCCAAAAATGAAACATaaaccaatggctaaaactaaaccaacatatatataacatgaatAATGGACATATACTTGGCATATAAAATGACTAGATGTTGAAAAGAGAATATATACTCACCAAAATAACTATAATTACAAAAGTACTATTAACATTGTAAAACACTTTCCTAACTAGCTTAAATAATGTGactattgcatttatatatatgacaaagtaatatatatatatataagttcttCATAGACTGCAGCCAGTGTAAAATTGGATCACCACGACTGACTATATTATTATGCTAACATAAAACAAACTTATCCATGAGAAAATCTTGCTGAAGAGAAATGACAAAAAGGTGCATGTCCACACATGCATGGTCAAGAGTTGGCCGACTTGCCAATGCCAGCCTAGCAGTCTGGACTCGGTTGATGAGTCCTATCGGATTCAACCTCAGAAAAAAGTTTTTAGTGGACAAGAAGCTATAGATAGGAGGAAGGATTTGGACTTCACTGTGATCATTGGTTGGACATCGCTGTCCTTCTGGCCGTAGtagtttaatttgaatttgaatgaagcaaaatgccatgccatgccatgccaagCTCCACAGGCCTATTTCACTTGCCAAGCTGCAGCTGGTCAAACGCTACAGCTTTTGGCTAACTATTGGCTCATCTTCCTCGCTGTACCTATCGCGACAAGAACAGGAGACTCAATGGTAGCCATGGACAGCCAGACAACTCTTTAACATTCGTACCCAAAGTTGTTCTCCTTATTAAAGGAAAGCCCATTAAATTCGTCAAAAGGGTGCTACCCCAAGTGATTAGAAGCTTGAAGTATGCCTAAAGCGACTAGAGGTAGTTAAATTTTGAGAGCAGTAACGCTCGCCATTTAAATCTTACACAGTCGTCATTCGTTACTATCAATTAGCTAGATTTAAAGAGTTCAAATATTAATAAGGGTGTCACCAAAACATAGTAGAAATGCACATAatctaaaactcaaatttcatTGGTGAGACGTGTGCCTTTTTGCTGACATGATACGTCacctaacattttaaaatatttgagtgTACCCCACGTGTACACgtgtaagaaaataaaatattatgttatatatatgtgtgtatatatatatacacagagaaTGAAAGGCTAGAGACAGACGACGGTGTGGTGCTAGACTGGAGGCAACAATAGAGATCAATCTAGAGGAGGCCAATCTAGAATCTGAAAGTTTGATGACTGATTGTTGACGTTAATAGGGTCGACTTAAGCGACTGACGATGGGGGCAAGACGACCAACAAATGATGTCATCAGCCAACAAAAGTATAGAGGGTCGTCGGTCGATTTTTATGAGATGGTCGTGAGTAGGAGGAAGCCCATATCAGAAACAAAGAAATGTTAACTATCACACGGCAAGGCAAAGACGATAATCGTTGGGCTTCCTCTTCCTCCTTCGAGTTTGGCCTCCATCACCACCTTCGACTTCCAAATCGGCCATTACCATCGGTCCCCTACTCTTACTTctctttgtgtatatatatttaatataatattttattttatttttacacatGAAAcactcaaatattttaaaatatcaagtgGTGTGTTATGTCAGCAAAAGCACGCGTCTCTTCAATTGGATTCGGatcttaaataaaattgttaaatttgaaTCTTAGATAAAATTGCACCTAATCGATTAAATCGAGACAttattgctaaaattaaaacgtTTAGATTAAATTGTAAACAGAAATCTATTAAAAACAAGTCAGATACATAAAACTTTCAAGAAAATGAATCAtgattagaaaatgaattaactTTTAACAGCTTAAATTGGATTAGATTAAGATTGAAACGATGGAATCCTGAATAGAATTAGGGAGCGTATGTGGACGCATGAACCCAAGTGGTTGACCCGTAACCAACGGAAACGTACGTGTTGGATGAACGAAAAGAAATGCCATAGAATAAATATAAGAAAGCATTTTTCTGGTAGGTACAATCATTAGCAGCACAATATGCTCATAAATAAATactctaaatttaaattaatttcattaattattattataagataaTGTtaactattctctcaatttggAGTAATagttaactaataataaatatattttatttttaatatttaaataattatattaattaattaaataattcaaaaaacataataatatatttatatatcatctatcaatataaatttattatgaacAACATACACCTAAATAAACCTAAGAATTGACTGATTCTGAcccaataaattaataaaataagtatTTAGAAATACTTATTTTATCAATTCCCGTAAATTATTAtgcaaaacaaataaatttgttcaatataaatatatatatatgtatatgtatatgcagTGCGGTAGGGGGCTGACAATGTATGAACGCATGACAGCGCCACATGCCATGTACCTCAGCCTACCATCAATTTTACCCAAAAtttactttcctttactttaagCCCCTTCCAAAATCTCTCAGTTCAGGCTCAGTCCCCACATGCACATACCCAACACCACCCATGTGGACCCCATTACTGCCAGTCACATggcctctctctgtctctctctctctctctccaatcgACGCTCCTGATTTTGCTCCCGAAACGCATCTTGACCGTCACTCagagtacccaaaaagtcttcCACATGAGCGGCTGAGCCTGTCCCCCTCTTGTCCCCCACTTGCCTTAAACCTGCTCCTAATCCCACCGACAGCCTACCTTTCCTTTGCCCCGAATTCATGCGTTTCATAGCCTACCCAAAATAAATACCCAGTCCCCTCTGTTCAACTCAAAACACCTTTATAAAACacccttcttttttttgttcGTCGATCCATTGGCATTGTTCGGATTCTGAGAAATCCACCGGTACTACCATCACGGGAAAAATTGGTAGAGAGAGATACTGGAAAGAAAAAGCTCCATGGCGTTTGAAGCTGATCACAATCTCAAGGCAACCGAGCTCAGGCTGGGGTTGCCGGGGACAGATGAGTCTGAGAATCAACAAACTAGGAACAACAAGAGAGCGCTGCATGAGACGGCGGAGGACGGTGGCGCGAAGGGTGGCTGCGATGCCAAGCACGGAGGCCAAGAAAGTGCACCCACCGCCAAGTAAGTCATGTTTTATGTATATGTAAGTTTCTATTAAGATTTAGATGATCTTGAGTGGACCGACTCATTTGATGGGCATGTGAAAATGGCAGAGCACAAGTTGTTGGGTGGCCACCAATCAGATCCTACCGGAAGAACACCTTCCTGCCGAAGAAGAATGAGGTGGAGACTGGGGTGTACGTGAAAGTGAGCATGGATGGAGCTCCTTATCTGAGGAAGATTGATTTGAAGGTTTACAATGGCTATCCGGAGCTGCTGAAAGCTTTGGAGAACATGTTCAAGCTCACCATAGGTGAGAAATCTTGATTGCAGTTGTACATTCAAAGAGAGTTCTTTGTTATTCCGATGATGATAATAGTGGCTAATTCTACGTTCTAAACCTGTTCAGGTGAATACTCTGAGAGAGAAGGCTATAGAAGATCAGAATATGCACCAACTTATGAAGACAAAGATGGAGACTGGATGCTGGTTGGAGATGTTCCTTGGGAGTAAGTACCCCCTCCCCTCTCTtctctctagagagagagacatatatatgcataaatacatatatatatatatatatgtgcacactAAAATTGGTATGGTGAATTGTTGTTGCAGCATGTTTGTGTCATCCTGCAAGAGGCTGAGAATAATGAAATGGTCAGAGGCAAGTGGGTTTGAATGTGGGGTATGAAAAGGCTGCAAAACGGAGAAACCCATGACAGAACTGGAAGAGAGGATAGATCTCtctcaagaagaaaaaatctttCAGCTTGGGTTGTCGATGAATTTTCGTGTGGAAGCTGTTTTCTCTTGACTCGGAGAAAACGAGAAATCAGATGTTAAAATTACAGTATGTAGTTGTTGCAGCAGATCTGTGGAAGTTTAAGGTCTGTAGTGATgttatttggtttgtttgtaATAATTCCATCCAACCAAAACAAGAATACTTGCTTCAGCAGCAATTGTATAGAGAGATAGGCGCAGAACTTTTTTCTCCCAAAGTTTTGgttattttgtattaatatgAAATACTTGGGTTTGCAACAATATATGGTGTTCAGAGCTTTGTTCTGGTACTGTCTAATGTGCTTCCATGTCAGACTACGAATTTATCTCCCTGCAGGTAGCAAAAAAAACTACGAATTTTCCCTATGTTACTTGTGTGACTTCTTTTTGTGGGTTATTTCATGTCTTGATTAAAATTTGTATTGTAACCTGAGGGAAAGATCAAATCTGGACTAGATGGTGGCTCCAAAGCTCCATAGCTTAGCTACTGTTCACCAGAATTCAGATCTGAAAATAGAAGAGATCATAAGAAGTAATTGTTCCATCTAAAACTAGTTTTCCATTCCCATTTCCCATTTAACACAGATCTAATGACTCTTTACTGTTTGCGCAACAAAATCAGAATAATACCGAAATTTTCTACTATAAGGtggtttttctttattttgtttttatgaaATTGTTGAGTGAAATCAGAATAATCCCAACAAATCTACCCTTGTATCATTTTCAGAATAATTATGTGGCATTTTAGTTAGCCTCTTCCCAAGTTCCAACAAGCAGGTGAAAATGAAAGTTAGCAACAGAACAGAGGAGTGATCAGCAGCGATCACCTGGAAATCCCTTCCCTCTCTTAGAAAAAAGTTTTGCCCAGCCATATTCTAGAAACTGGCTCCAGAGCTAAGTTTTCAGATCTGGATCAGAGCATTGGATCCAAAGATCGGCAGCCAAATCCTCACAAATCATCCTGTAAATAGTTGTTGCTCTTAACCATAGAAAAGATGCCAACAAATTTACTCCTAATAGACAAATCCAAATGGTTTGTAAGTTCTTACTCACAGAATCCAATATTGATATAAACAAGCACacgaaaatgaagaaaaatacaataattgaataattaagtTATCTTccaaagaataattaaaattaatgcgGGAAAATTCTCTCCTCAATAAGTTTTTCCATGTATTATGACATGCGTCCCTGCATGATATTGGACCACTGGCTGCCTATTCTCTTAAAATCTCTATATTCTGGACATATAGTTGCTAAAAGGATATTAATAGGCAATATTTCAGTCTTCTGCATTGAGAGGTTGGTTATGTGTGGAATAATATAGGGCATCTACATAGACGACTCGCTTAATGAGGGTTGAGGGAGAGTCATATTTATATGTAGTCTTCCCTCCTTCCCTTGTATTCTTGCAAAGAGGTTGATTCCACAATTCAAACCCATTCAAATAGGTTCATCCTCATGTTCTAAACAATACAGAATCTACCTAAATGGGATCCTGTGTTTTCCCTTTCAAATAATCCTCTGCCGCATCTTTTATATATTGCCATTTATAAACCACTCAAAACTGCATAAATAAGGATTTAGGATGCAGCACTATTAACCGTAGATAAAGAGCCACAGAGCTAGAGCTAGGACTAGGACTTCCTGTCCGGAtcaccagagagagagagagagattcttaTTGTGTTGCTCCATCCACTAAGGAAACGATAGCCTGTAAAACTTTTAGAACAGGTAACCCAAAATCTTCCCGAGGATTATGTAAGCCAAGTGGTGAGCATGCCACATTATCAAAGAACAGTTTATTAAGAAAATCTATCGAGAAATGTAATGATTTTTTGTGCTTTGTGAATATTTCACCCTAACAAATATCATATTGCAAAGGGTTGTCAGTTGGGAGCCCTGTGTACAAATAAAGCAACTTGATCAGATTAACTTCTGACTCAAAAGATGGAATCTATTAATGGATTAATCTTTACTTTGATACAGTGCGGGAAAATATTATGCATTTTCAACTCTCCCTTTTCCCTGCATCTATCTTTTCTcgacaaaattttatataacacGTCAAATTTAACTAAAGAAAGCTAAAAGGTGCATTGAACCTTGATATCTTTAACTTTAAGCTAGAATGTGAACTTCACGGGGTAAAAGGACATCTATTTTGAATTTGTTAATAAGGGAGGAAGTTTCTCCGGTACACTGAATGATGGTTTGAGAATTCCAGCCTGTTCTACTTTGCTTTACCTTTACTTGATCAAACTTCCCTTTTAATTGTGTCTGCCTACTTACCAACATGATAAAGCATAAAGGTTCTTCAGAGAATAAGAAGTGACTTCATTGAGGGTAAACTTAAGGCTGGTGCAATTGCAAGTCCAACTATGCTAGTTTTAAGCCTCCAGTCTTTTTCTGCCATGAATGCTTGATCTGCAATTCTGGGTTCTAAATTATCAGGCCAGGGTAGGATGAGCTCCTAGAGATGGACCACATAATGCAAACTACAAAATCCAGAAAACAAAGTCTGCTATCTGGCTAGCTTGCTTCAGAAAAACTATAGTAATTGTTTCCTTTTgcaaataaaaatagttttatctTACCATTCCAGAGCAAAAGCGAGCAAATTTAGGTACCCTATATTGGTGTCATCTAACCAAATGAGGAGAGAGTGAATGAAGCAACTGATACCCAGACAAGTATTTGGCTACTTTGTTTTGGCAATTTGAGACCTTAGGGAAAGCTTCTTTCGGACAAAGCGATTTAGCTATCAACAAAACTACAGAATTTAAGAAGATGAAAACGtcaataatcaaattattaaatgatagAAAGGTGTTGTCAATACATGTGAGAAGCATGCAGTGGCAACAATAGGGGAATAAAGCTATAGGATACCATCTTGGTTTGTCAAAAAGGATGGTGCAACCGATCCCAAATAATTGAGAATTTAGGGGTCCTTGAGTTCAAGCAAGTAATCAATACCtaattgaaacaaaaacaaaaacataaccaAATAATGAATGGATTGTTAATCATCATGGCTAGATGCTATAGTTAGGTAGGTATACAATGGTTGAATAAAACTCTTCATCTAAGTGCCATAATACAATATTATGTCTGGTTCATAACATTTTATAACATATCAACAATCTCCTAGGGGTATCATCTAGGCTCAATGATATTATTGCTAGTTTGACGAATATGAAAGTACTAACATATATGAACATCCTTCTAGTTAAAACATGTGACTTTAGGAGTCTATTAATTAAATGCGATATATATCAGATGAAATGTAAAAGGTGACTCTGCAACACATGGTGGCTTTCCTGCCGTATGCTATATTATCTCACAGTATTTTACCACGAAGTCAAATTAATGATGAGGAAGGCAAAATAAAATGTTCAAATTTTCTAATTATGCGGTTGAAGAAATACTAATTTAGCTCGACTTATTATAAACCTTATATTTGATTCTTTGAAGAGCTCTTGAACCTTGAAGAACAGACTTGAGCACCTATCTAAAGAACCAACGTTAATAAAAAGCATGTCTGTGCACCTGATTAGGTAATTCACATTAGATATCAACGGTGCCTTATGTACAAAATTAATTGATCTCATGAGCCTATGGAGATAATCTAGTTGGTAACATCCACGACAAAACAGAATTATCTCATCGTGGACATCATCCCTTGTGACCCTGTTGCATTATCCTGGATAAATAAAAGTCCAAGCTAATAATCTCGGCCAAATctgtatttttattatgtatttattattatttttttataattattcaaacttttcgttatttcaattacatatctaaacttgcattttcgagtcaatttaattcctGTACTTTGACATTTTTTCGTATGACAACCCGAacttttcattctttctattACACCCCTAGAgatgtatttttaaatcaatttaactcctGTATTTTGATGTAAACAGagtgtgatatatattttatcatctcatattacctttatttttttacacatgaaagtaaaagagttaaattaacccgaaaatacaaatttagagatgtaatcgaaataacaaaaaatttcaattttcacaagaaaaaagtgtcaaaatacattattaaattgatttaaaaatcaagttcaaatgtgtaattgaaataataaaaaattaaattgatcacatgaaaaaaaaaaacataaaaatacagTAAAAgtacaataacaaaaatatggatttgcCCTAATAATTTCCCTTAATCTGATCCAACGCCCTTTCTTTCTACTCTGGAGGCCAGATCAGATCCCTGGTTTTTCCTATCGGTTGATCATTTCTGATTTCCCCTCATCAAGCTCCCAGGTTACTTTATAAGTAAAGACTGTTTGAAAACCCAACACACAGTTCCCGCTAGCATTGATCTCTCGGCCcataaatttcagaattttgACACGTGAGTTTTTCATTATACAAGTTCTGCATCATCACTctgtttgaaataaattaaattcccTGCAAACTTCATATCTTCCTTGAGTAAGTATAATATCAAGTATATGTGATCTGACTCAGAATGAGACACATCTCTTGTAACAAACTCATGGACTACAGAGCCCAGCTCAATCCAACTAGAGCCTCGATTCTTCCTCACCCGTTTTTCCCTAATCATTGCTCTCACTTTTGCAAAATCATGCCATTGTCCAGAAGCAGCATAAATATTggacaataaaatataattaccaGAATTATCTGGCTCAATTCTGAATAACTCAGCTGCTGCAATTTCGGCAAGCTGGGTATTGCCATGGACTGCACATGCTGCAAGTAA from Diospyros lotus cultivar Yz01 chromosome 4, ASM1463336v1, whole genome shotgun sequence includes the following:
- the LOC127798831 gene encoding auxin-induced protein 22B-like — protein: MAFEADHNLKATELRLGLPGTDESENQQTRNNKRALHETAEDGGAKGGCDAKHGGQESAPTAKAQVVGWPPIRSYRKNTFLPKKNEVETGVYVKVSMDGAPYLRKIDLKVYNGYPELLKALENMFKLTIGEYSEREGYRRSEYAPTYEDKDGDWMLVGDVPWDMFVSSCKRLRIMKWSEASGFECGV